A region of uncultured Draconibacterium sp. DNA encodes the following proteins:
- the rmuC gene encoding DNA recombination protein RmuC — MEIIYLVVGVVVGGIVAFLFLKMKAQSGQADAGKLLFEKESEFLAQKAEIEKQGLVWQERYNALKTEADEWKAELQAYREENKALNVRLENAKVQFKNQEEKLSEQKEELEKIQKKLTVEFENVANKILEKNSEKFTAANQKNISEVLNPLKEKIHLFEKKVDDTYKQGLKDQTDLKAELKKLYDLNNKISEEANNLTKALKGDVKKQGNWGEVVLERILERSGLNEGDQGYQKQFSDTTEEGKRIQPDIVINLPDNKHIIVDSKVSMIAYERAVNAENDEDRVKFVKEHLLSLRTHIKGLSEKHYQTAGKLNSPDFVLLFIPIEASFSVAIQEDHELFSYAWDQKVVIVSPSTLLATLRTISSIWQQENQTRNAIEIAKQGGALYDKFVGFIIDMENIGKNLSTTQKTYESAVNKLHTGAGNLVRRAENIKKLGAKATKELPQKMLEE; from the coding sequence ATGGAAATTATTTATCTGGTTGTAGGAGTGGTAGTTGGTGGAATTGTGGCATTTCTTTTCCTGAAAATGAAAGCGCAAAGTGGGCAGGCCGATGCCGGCAAATTGCTTTTTGAAAAGGAAAGTGAGTTTTTAGCCCAAAAGGCTGAAATTGAAAAACAGGGGCTGGTTTGGCAGGAACGTTACAATGCGTTAAAAACCGAAGCTGATGAGTGGAAAGCGGAGTTACAGGCTTATCGTGAAGAAAATAAAGCCTTGAATGTGCGCCTTGAGAATGCCAAAGTGCAGTTCAAAAACCAGGAAGAGAAGTTGTCGGAGCAGAAAGAGGAACTCGAAAAGATACAGAAGAAACTAACGGTTGAGTTTGAAAATGTAGCCAATAAAATTCTGGAGAAGAACAGCGAGAAATTTACTGCCGCCAATCAGAAAAATATTAGTGAGGTACTAAATCCACTAAAAGAAAAGATTCATCTTTTTGAGAAAAAAGTTGATGATACCTACAAGCAAGGTTTAAAAGATCAAACTGATTTAAAAGCTGAGCTGAAAAAACTGTATGATCTGAACAACAAAATTAGTGAAGAAGCCAACAACCTGACCAAAGCGCTGAAAGGCGATGTGAAAAAACAAGGTAATTGGGGCGAAGTGGTTCTGGAACGTATTCTCGAACGATCGGGATTAAACGAAGGAGACCAGGGATACCAAAAACAGTTCAGTGATACTACAGAGGAAGGCAAACGGATTCAGCCCGACATTGTGATCAACCTGCCGGACAACAAACACATTATTGTCGATTCGAAAGTTTCGATGATTGCTTACGAACGTGCCGTAAATGCAGAAAACGATGAGGATAGAGTGAAGTTCGTAAAAGAGCACCTTTTAAGCTTACGGACTCATATTAAAGGCCTGAGCGAAAAACATTATCAAACGGCGGGCAAGTTAAATTCACCCGATTTTGTTTTGTTGTTCATTCCTATAGAAGCTTCGTTTAGCGTGGCTATTCAGGAAGACCATGAATTATTCTCGTATGCCTGGGATCAGAAAGTGGTGATTGTAAGTCCGTCGACTTTGCTGGCCACTTTGCGTACCATTTCATCCATCTGGCAGCAGGAGAACCAAACCCGTAATGCCATTGAAATAGCCAAACAGGGTGGTGCGCTTTACGACAAATTTGTGGGATTTATTATCGATATGGAAAACATTGGTAAAAACCTGTCAACCACACAGAAGACCTACGAATCGGCGGTAAATAAATTACATACCGGTGCCGGTAACCTGGTGCGTCGTGCGGAGAATATTAAAAAGCTGGGGGCAAAAGCTACCAAAGAATTACCGCAGAAAATGCTGGAGGAGTAG
- the ung gene encoding uracil-DNA glycosylase, whose protein sequence is MEVKIEEGWKKQLNEEFAKDYFTELSAFVRDEYNTQRIYPPGKLIFNAFDQCPFEKLKVVIIGQDPYHGPGQAHGLCFSVNDGIKFPPSLRNIFKELNSDVGKPIPETGDLTDWARQGVLLLNATLTVRAHQAASHQKKGWEQFTDAVIEKINKEKENVVFLLWGNYAISKSKFIDQEKHFVLTSVHPSPLSASRGFFGNKHFSRTNEFLVSKGLEPINW, encoded by the coding sequence ATGGAGGTTAAAATTGAAGAAGGCTGGAAAAAACAGTTAAACGAAGAGTTTGCCAAGGATTATTTTACGGAGTTAAGCGCGTTTGTTCGTGATGAATATAATACGCAGCGTATTTACCCTCCCGGCAAACTTATTTTTAATGCTTTTGACCAGTGTCCGTTTGAAAAGCTAAAAGTGGTTATCATAGGTCAGGATCCTTACCACGGACCGGGGCAGGCTCACGGGCTTTGTTTTTCCGTGAACGACGGCATTAAATTTCCTCCAAGTTTGCGTAATATCTTTAAGGAACTGAACAGCGATGTGGGCAAACCAATTCCCGAAACCGGCGATTTAACCGATTGGGCGCGGCAAGGCGTTTTGCTGTTAAATGCCACATTAACAGTTCGCGCGCACCAGGCAGCCTCGCACCAAAAAAAGGGTTGGGAACAATTTACCGATGCTGTAATTGAAAAGATAAACAAGGAAAAAGAAAATGTGGTTTTTCTGCTTTGGGGAAACTATGCCATTAGCAAAAGTAAGTTTATCGATCAGGAGAAACATTTTGTGTTAACATCGGTGCATCCGTCGCCACTTTCGGCAAGCCGCGGTTTTTTTGGCAACAAACATTTTAGCCGCACCAACGAGTTTCTGGTTTCCAAAGGACTGGAACCAATAAACTGGTAA